A single region of the Tigriopus californicus strain San Diego chromosome 8, Tcal_SD_v2.1, whole genome shotgun sequence genome encodes:
- the LOC131884812 gene encoding uncharacterized protein LOC131884812 isoform X2, with translation MSCSVNRYRRNTSFASWFANLTKMAPKFSIIFSWFVLATLVSGTPNFPTSSQSHLDNQFAAKLEAVHARDDDLDYDQEVVMSLDSDDDQTPPQLTINPETLPVGWDCMDKVMMIDDIEYTDEIQCTHIAEESCHNTYETVFKATQIEECKEKFKKDCYIEYKTVPRTEKIEICQEPLIRDCEAQGENVCSNEYESVCETTYHENEVEDDIPQCESIKEEICNANSKCTKVAKQVCNLMKMSSTKLTPETECRQEVREVCGPELCPISKGPKVCANELKTFVQEVPEERCNLTPIKVCNPVSKIVPRLELKMECIDVPREICSTVPVEAKKIQRPVIKKWCGPVSNHNNSRKKSPSNNA, from the exons ATGTCTTGTTCTGTCAACCGTTATAGAAGAAACACCTCATTTGCCTCTTGGTTCGCGAATCTAACTAAAATGGCACCGAAG TTTTCCATAATTTTCTCTTGGTTTGTGCTAGCAACACTGGTTTCTGGAACACCCAACTTTCCAACTTCTTCTCAATCAC ATTTAGACAACCAGTTTGCTGCTAAATTGGAAGCCGTTCATG CCAGAGATGATGACCTAGACTACGACCAAGAGGTGGTTATGTCATTGGACTCTGACGACGACCAGACCCCACCGCAAC TGACAATTAATCCCGAAACCCTACCGGTCGGTTGGGACTGCATGGACAAAGTGATGATGATCGATGACATTGAGTATACGGATGAAATTCAATGCACTCACATCGCTGAGGAGTCTTGCCACAACACATATGAGACCGTGTTCAAGGCTACCCAA ATTGAAGAATGCAAAGAGAAGTTCAAGAAGGATTGCTATATTGAGTATAAGACTGTACCTCGAACGGAAAAGATCGAAATCTGTCAAGAGCCTTTGATTCGTGATTGCGAGGCCCAAGGTGAAAACGTATGTTCCAACGAATACGAGTCTGTTTGTGAGACGACGTATCACGAAAACGAAGTCGAGGACGATATTCCTCAATGTGAATCCATCAAAGAAGAGATCTGCAACGCCAATAGTAAATGTACTAAAGTGGCTAAACAGGTGTGTAACCTTATGAAGATGAGCAGCACCAAACTCACTCCAGAAACCGAGTGTCGCCAAGAAGTCCGTGAAGTGTGCGGTCCAGAGCTttgtccaatttcaaaggGACCCAAAGTTTGCGCAAACGAATTGAAAACT TTTGTCCAAGAAGTACCCGAGGAACGTTGTAATCTTACTCCGATCAAAGTGTGCAACCCAGTGAGTAAAATTGTTCCCCGTTTGGAACTGAAGATGGAATGTATTGATGTTCCCAGGGAAATATGCTCAACTGTCCCTGTTGAAGCTAAAAAGATCCAACGTCCCGTGATCAAAAAATGGTGTGGGCCAGTCTCAA ATCATAACAACTCGAGAAAAAAGAGCCCATCCAATAATGCTTAG
- the LOC131884812 gene encoding uncharacterized protein LOC131884812 isoform X1, whose product MSCSVNRYRRNTSFASWFANLTKMAPKFSIIFSWFVLATLVSGTPNFPTSSQSHLDNQFAAKLEAVHARDDDLDYDQEVVMSLDSDDDQTPPQLTINPETLPVGWDCMDKVMMIDDIEYTDEIQCTHIAEESCHNTYETVFKATQIEECKEKFKKDCYIEYKTVPRTEKIEICQEPLIRDCEAQGENVCSNEYESVCETTYHENEVEDDIPQCESIKEEICNANSKCTKVAKQVCNLMKMSSTKLTPETECRQEVREVCGPELCPISKGPKVCANELKTFVQEVPEERCNLTPIKVCNPVSKIVPRLELKMECIDVPREICSTVPVEAKKIQRPVIKKWCGPVSSELLKTSNYNHSELEPQLIKVNLFSFTDHNNSRKKSPSNNA is encoded by the exons ATGTCTTGTTCTGTCAACCGTTATAGAAGAAACACCTCATTTGCCTCTTGGTTCGCGAATCTAACTAAAATGGCACCGAAG TTTTCCATAATTTTCTCTTGGTTTGTGCTAGCAACACTGGTTTCTGGAACACCCAACTTTCCAACTTCTTCTCAATCAC ATTTAGACAACCAGTTTGCTGCTAAATTGGAAGCCGTTCATG CCAGAGATGATGACCTAGACTACGACCAAGAGGTGGTTATGTCATTGGACTCTGACGACGACCAGACCCCACCGCAAC TGACAATTAATCCCGAAACCCTACCGGTCGGTTGGGACTGCATGGACAAAGTGATGATGATCGATGACATTGAGTATACGGATGAAATTCAATGCACTCACATCGCTGAGGAGTCTTGCCACAACACATATGAGACCGTGTTCAAGGCTACCCAA ATTGAAGAATGCAAAGAGAAGTTCAAGAAGGATTGCTATATTGAGTATAAGACTGTACCTCGAACGGAAAAGATCGAAATCTGTCAAGAGCCTTTGATTCGTGATTGCGAGGCCCAAGGTGAAAACGTATGTTCCAACGAATACGAGTCTGTTTGTGAGACGACGTATCACGAAAACGAAGTCGAGGACGATATTCCTCAATGTGAATCCATCAAAGAAGAGATCTGCAACGCCAATAGTAAATGTACTAAAGTGGCTAAACAGGTGTGTAACCTTATGAAGATGAGCAGCACCAAACTCACTCCAGAAACCGAGTGTCGCCAAGAAGTCCGTGAAGTGTGCGGTCCAGAGCTttgtccaatttcaaaggGACCCAAAGTTTGCGCAAACGAATTGAAAACT TTTGTCCAAGAAGTACCCGAGGAACGTTGTAATCTTACTCCGATCAAAGTGTGCAACCCAGTGAGTAAAATTGTTCCCCGTTTGGAACTGAAGATGGAATGTATTGATGTTCCCAGGGAAATATGCTCAACTGTCCCTGTTGAAGCTAAAAAGATCCAACGTCCCGTGATCAAAAAATGGTGTGGGCCAGTCTCAAGTGAGTTGTTAAAGACATCGAATTACAACCACTCCGAGTTGGAACCTCAACTAATTAAAGTCaacttattttcatttacaGATCATAACAACTCGAGAAAAAAGAGCCCATCCAATAATGCTTAG